The Micromonospora sp. WMMD961 genome has a segment encoding these proteins:
- a CDS encoding helix-turn-helix transcriptional regulator translates to MNSVHPYARELGDFLRARRSRLRPHDVGLEPGGRRKVTGLRREELALLAGLSTDYYQRIEQGREVRPSDDVLDALAGALGLDDKERRHLFTLAHAARRSMPARVSRDPERVPEGTRRLLRVMDTPAVVLGRHLDLLDWNPMAQALLGDPDAYPAGRLNMLMLLFDDTLTGERGCPDWERQALDYIGMMRAAVATDPTHPRATAIVGELSIRSAQFRRLWAQHDVRDSVSGTKTFRIPGVGDIVLAWDTYPLPGNPGSVMLVFTAEPGSPDVDRLQLLASLHATRAALTNKHPSWTVGIAADPTSSATS, encoded by the coding sequence ATGAACAGCGTTCATCCGTACGCTCGCGAGCTCGGCGACTTCCTTCGCGCTCGGCGTAGTCGGCTGCGTCCGCACGACGTCGGCCTGGAGCCGGGCGGCCGGCGCAAGGTCACCGGGCTACGGCGCGAGGAACTGGCCCTGCTGGCCGGGCTGAGCACTGACTACTACCAGCGGATCGAACAGGGCCGGGAGGTACGCCCGTCCGACGACGTCCTGGACGCGCTTGCCGGTGCGCTCGGCCTCGACGACAAGGAACGCCGGCACCTGTTCACCCTGGCCCACGCCGCCCGCCGGTCGATGCCCGCCCGGGTGAGCCGCGATCCGGAGCGGGTGCCGGAGGGCACACGGCGCCTGCTGCGGGTGATGGACACCCCTGCGGTCGTACTCGGCCGGCATCTCGATCTGCTCGACTGGAACCCGATGGCGCAGGCGCTGCTCGGCGACCCGGACGCCTACCCTGCCGGCCGGCTCAACATGCTCATGTTGCTGTTCGACGACACGCTGACCGGAGAGCGTGGCTGTCCGGACTGGGAGCGGCAGGCTCTGGACTACATCGGCATGATGCGCGCCGCCGTCGCCACCGACCCCACCCACCCGCGGGCCACCGCGATCGTTGGCGAGCTGAGCATCCGCAGCGCCCAGTTCCGGCGGCTGTGGGCCCAGCACGACGTACGCGACTCGGTCAGCGGCACCAAGACCTTCCGCATTCCCGGAGTAGGCGACATCGTCCTGGCCTGGGACACCTACCCCCTACCGGGAAACCCCGGCTCCGTCATGCTCGTCTTCACCGCCGAGCCGGGCAGCCCCGACGTTGACCGGCTGCAGCTCCTGGCATCGTTGCACGCGACCCGCGCAGCGCTCACCAACAAGCACCCCTCCTGGACGGTCGGGATCGCCGCCGACCCCACCTCTAGCGCGACTTCATGA
- a CDS encoding VOC family protein, with amino-acid sequence MQIDLVALIVDEYDPAIAFFTDVLGFGLVEDSPSLTTDGRPKRWVVVRPPGAQTGILLARADGERQGAATGNQVAGRVGFFLRVDDFDAAYRRMAEAGVTFVREPRAEPYGRVAVFLDIAGNRWDLLGSA; translated from the coding sequence GTGCAGATCGACTTGGTTGCCCTGATCGTTGACGAGTACGACCCCGCGATCGCGTTCTTCACTGACGTACTCGGCTTCGGTCTCGTCGAGGATTCCCCATCGCTGACCACTGACGGGCGGCCCAAGCGGTGGGTCGTCGTCCGGCCGCCGGGTGCCCAGACCGGGATTCTCCTCGCTCGCGCCGACGGAGAACGCCAAGGTGCCGCAACCGGTAACCAGGTAGCCGGCCGGGTCGGGTTCTTCCTCCGAGTCGACGACTTCGACGCCGCTTACCGACGGATGGCCGAGGCCGGTGTCACCTTCGTCCGGGAGCCACGGGCAGAGCCCTATGGCCGCGTGGCGGTCTTCCTCGACATCGCCGGCAACCGGTGGGACCTCCTCGGATCCGCATGA
- a CDS encoding metallophosphoesterase — protein MAKIVIIGDVGGCADQLSQAVAPVLTDPDAVVIQVGDLIDRGPDSAGVLAFVRQRLADSRRWIQLIGNHESQYLGAERFWPQQLSDEDAALLRSWWLREYLRVAAAVRTAEGEEFLITHAGLALDAWRQLGEPVTAATTADLLNTRPEDILWHERGPLWAEAGPHLYDSWLHAAEPPPFGQVHGHSTIADFRRRAWRCAEQIRQRATVDWDSRHTFTRVSASRFIGVDPQHGRDGAQQWSPLILHDATLLA, from the coding sequence ATGGCGAAGATCGTGATCATTGGTGACGTCGGCGGATGTGCCGATCAGCTGTCCCAGGCCGTGGCACCTGTGCTGACGGATCCAGATGCCGTGGTGATTCAGGTCGGCGACCTGATCGATCGCGGGCCGGACAGCGCCGGCGTGCTCGCCTTCGTTCGGCAGCGACTGGCGGACTCGCGGCGATGGATCCAGCTCATCGGCAATCACGAATCGCAGTACCTGGGTGCCGAGAGGTTCTGGCCACAGCAACTGTCCGACGAAGACGCCGCGCTCCTGAGAAGCTGGTGGTTGCGGGAGTATCTGCGAGTCGCGGCTGCGGTACGCACCGCCGAGGGAGAGGAGTTCCTGATCACCCACGCAGGTCTCGCTCTCGATGCTTGGCGGCAACTGGGTGAACCGGTCACCGCTGCCACCACCGCGGATCTGCTCAATACCCGCCCCGAGGACATCCTGTGGCACGAACGCGGACCGCTGTGGGCCGAGGCAGGCCCTCACCTGTACGACTCCTGGTTACACGCCGCGGAACCCCCGCCGTTCGGCCAAGTGCACGGACACTCGACAATCGCCGATTTTCGCCGCCGAGCGTGGCGGTGCGCCGAACAAATCCGCCAGCGAGCGACAGTGGACTGGGACTCCCGCCACACGTTCACCCGCGTCAGCGCAAGTCGCTTCATTGGCGTCGATCCGCAACACGGACGCGACGGCGCGCAACAGTGGTCACCGTTGATACTTCATGACGCCACCCTGCTCGCGTGA
- a CDS encoding RNA 2'-phosphotransferase, translated as MEREHLVKLSKRMSKALRHDPDSAGLVLDPAGWTPVDAVLAALRIERAELDAVVAGNDKQRFAVEPGTDGVLRIRANQGHSVPVDLGLPPVTPPERLYHGTGASALESIRATGLHRGGRHHVHLSADTETARRVGARRAGRIVILTIDAATMAADGHVFHRSANGVWLTDAVPARYLLD; from the coding sequence GTGGAACGCGAGCACCTGGTGAAGTTGAGCAAACGGATGTCGAAGGCACTCCGGCACGATCCCGACAGCGCCGGCCTGGTGCTCGACCCGGCCGGCTGGACTCCCGTCGACGCTGTGCTCGCCGCCCTACGGATCGAGCGGGCCGAGCTGGACGCGGTCGTCGCCGGCAACGACAAGCAGCGGTTCGCTGTCGAGCCCGGCACCGACGGGGTGCTGCGGATCCGGGCCAACCAGGGCCACTCGGTCCCGGTGGACCTCGGGCTGCCCCCGGTGACCCCACCGGAGCGGCTCTATCACGGCACCGGCGCCAGTGCGCTGGAGTCGATCCGGGCCACCGGTTTGCACCGCGGCGGACGGCACCACGTCCATCTCTCCGCCGACACCGAGACCGCCCGCCGGGTCGGCGCCCGACGGGCCGGTCGCATCGTGATCCTCACCATCGACGCGGCGACGATGGCCGCCGACGGGCACGTGTTCCACCGCAGCGCCAACGGCGTCTGGCTCACCGACGCGGTCCCCGCCAGGTATCTGCTCGACTGA
- a CDS encoding PIN-like domain-containing protein has translation MFDGFEGYRVVTTAEKRQALTAALVAVDANVLLNLYRYNPRTTNDLLAVLDKLGDRLVVPHQAILEFHRNRLKAIGNPEQANNDARTALDKSQQAALRALDSWSKQVALDEPRLQHLHADVGQIFDKLRSAVDGAAPDRVHPSTPTDEDPVLRRLTELLDGKVLPRPDDGRWSALIDEGKQRVADVVPPGYLDAEKSDQNPEGAAGDFLVYIQACEEAKTRQLDLVIVTNDEKEDWWWRRGGDLIGPRQEMTREFFDLTGHRLFLMRPSDLLDHSDALNVQVNPNSAKDAGTSRSDIDDVIDAGADDVGVGEWTAETVDDLLDRLRVESRRDLAEVILEAARQGGTISRDAVYAICGYSNDRLLVGFTRPTARITASLQAEQRLPEAVTPMLTALYRGPGRLYAVRIPPEVTEILGPRLPRSDTGVEFEPAGKYRPLTDYLSAIRADSTSMTFAEIEDILGDALAPSARKHLPYWYSSQNSLGKAIAAAGFRPRGVRIDAETADFRRQG, from the coding sequence TTGTTCGACGGTTTCGAGGGCTACCGGGTAGTGACCACTGCGGAGAAGCGCCAAGCGCTCACCGCAGCCCTGGTTGCAGTCGACGCCAACGTGCTTCTCAACCTGTACCGCTACAACCCGCGGACGACGAACGACCTACTGGCGGTTCTCGACAAGCTCGGCGATCGACTCGTCGTACCCCATCAGGCAATTCTAGAGTTTCACCGCAACCGCCTCAAAGCGATCGGCAACCCGGAACAAGCAAACAACGATGCACGTACCGCGCTCGACAAGAGTCAGCAGGCAGCCTTGCGCGCCCTCGATAGCTGGTCCAAGCAGGTCGCACTGGATGAACCCCGGCTGCAGCACCTACACGCCGACGTGGGACAGATCTTCGACAAGCTGCGGAGCGCCGTCGACGGCGCCGCGCCAGATCGCGTTCACCCATCCACACCTACCGACGAGGACCCCGTCCTGCGCAGACTGACAGAGCTTCTCGACGGTAAGGTGCTTCCGCGCCCCGACGACGGCCGCTGGTCTGCCCTCATCGACGAGGGGAAGCAGCGGGTAGCCGACGTGGTGCCGCCCGGTTACCTGGATGCGGAGAAAAGCGATCAGAATCCGGAGGGCGCCGCGGGTGACTTCCTCGTATACATCCAGGCATGCGAAGAGGCCAAGACCCGCCAACTAGACCTGGTTATCGTCACCAACGACGAGAAGGAAGACTGGTGGTGGAGACGGGGCGGAGACTTGATCGGACCGCGCCAGGAGATGACGAGAGAGTTCTTTGACCTCACGGGACACAGGCTGTTTCTGATGCGTCCCAGTGATTTACTCGACCACTCGGACGCCCTCAATGTGCAGGTGAACCCGAACTCCGCAAAAGACGCCGGCACCAGCCGCTCTGACATCGATGACGTCATAGATGCGGGTGCGGACGACGTGGGCGTCGGAGAGTGGACCGCCGAGACCGTGGACGACCTGCTGGATCGGCTTCGCGTTGAGAGCCGACGAGATCTGGCCGAGGTTATCCTTGAGGCCGCTCGCCAGGGTGGCACCATCAGCCGCGATGCCGTCTATGCGATATGCGGCTACAGCAATGACCGACTGTTGGTTGGCTTCACCCGGCCAACCGCCCGCATCACCGCCAGCCTGCAAGCCGAACAGCGTCTGCCTGAAGCGGTAACCCCCATGCTGACGGCGCTGTACCGCGGTCCCGGACGGCTTTACGCGGTACGGATCCCTCCAGAGGTCACGGAGATCCTTGGCCCGAGATTGCCACGATCAGACACGGGAGTGGAGTTCGAGCCAGCCGGCAAGTACAGGCCGCTCACCGACTACCTCAGCGCGATCAGGGCCGACTCGACCTCGATGACCTTCGCTGAAATCGAAGATATCCTCGGAGACGCCTTGGCACCCTCTGCCAGAAAGCACCTCCCCTACTGGTACTCATCGCAGAACTCTCTCGGCAAGGCGATCGCTGCGGCCGGCTTCAGGCCGCGCGGCGTACGCATTGATGCTGAGACGGCAGATTTTCGCCGACAGGGCTAA
- a CDS encoding SUMF1/EgtB/PvdO family nonheme iron enzyme, with translation MPGIGTPRVGSTVFREVPGGAFRMGLSEAELDAVRAIERSGGVEDTIDPFLTGATDAQPVREVHVESFLLARHPLTVAQVQYWLPEYEDDYAEADTGTARLEGDLEDLLKLLPFDLPSEAQWEYAARAGTTTLTFHGDGKPDEDQLLDDFGDETRTAAGENAFGLAAMGSANELCADVWIPGFDGAPSNARPRTGDGPRTVRGGAADLYPWQGCDEWLLLLSATRYEHADFTAVRPAAPLPPH, from the coding sequence GTGCCCGGCATAGGCACGCCGAGGGTCGGGAGTACCGTGTTTCGCGAGGTTCCGGGCGGTGCGTTCCGGATGGGGCTGTCCGAAGCGGAGCTCGACGCCGTACGCGCCATCGAGCGCAGCGGCGGGGTCGAGGACACCATCGACCCGTTCCTTACCGGCGCCACGGACGCACAACCGGTACGCGAGGTGCACGTCGAGTCGTTCCTGCTCGCCCGACACCCGCTGACCGTGGCGCAGGTCCAATACTGGCTGCCCGAGTACGAAGACGACTACGCCGAGGCGGACACCGGCACAGCCCGGCTCGAAGGCGACCTGGAGGACCTGCTCAAGCTGTTGCCGTTCGACCTGCCCAGCGAGGCGCAATGGGAATACGCAGCCCGGGCCGGCACCACTACGCTGACCTTCCACGGCGACGGGAAACCCGACGAGGACCAGCTTCTCGACGACTTCGGCGACGAGACACGGACGGCCGCCGGCGAGAACGCGTTCGGGCTGGCGGCGATGGGTTCGGCGAACGAGCTCTGCGCCGACGTATGGATTCCCGGGTTCGACGGCGCACCGTCGAACGCGCGACCGCGGACCGGAGACGGACCCCGGACCGTACGCGGCGGAGCCGCCGACTTGTATCCATGGCAGGGCTGCGACGAGTGGCTGCTACTGCTCTCCGCCACCCGATACGAACACGCCGACTTCACAGCCGTACGCCCGGCCGCACCATTGCCACCCCACTAA
- a CDS encoding DUF4260 domain-containing protein produces MPYLSPVAVQRVEGLVVAALAVVVTVTAGYPWWSLLALFLVFDLSMLGYLRGPRVGAFCYNLAHSYTLPAALGAVAVAAAGFGDRIAWLGVLALAWVFHIAVDRGLGYGLKTTEGFEHTHLGLIGKARRPDPH; encoded by the coding sequence ATGCCGTATCTGAGTCCGGTCGCAGTGCAGCGCGTCGAAGGCCTCGTCGTCGCGGCTCTCGCCGTCGTCGTGACCGTCACCGCCGGGTACCCGTGGTGGTCGCTGCTTGCCCTCTTCCTCGTCTTCGACCTGTCCATGCTCGGCTACCTGCGCGGGCCACGCGTCGGCGCCTTCTGCTACAACCTGGCGCACTCCTACACGCTGCCGGCTGCGCTGGGCGCGGTTGCCGTGGCCGCGGCCGGATTCGGCGACCGGATCGCTTGGCTCGGAGTTCTGGCCCTTGCCTGGGTGTTCCACATCGCCGTCGATCGCGGCCTCGGTTACGGCCTCAAGACGACCGAAGGATTCGAGCACACCCACCTCGGCTTGATCGGCAAGGCCCGAAGGCCTGACCCGCATTGA
- a CDS encoding (4Fe-4S)-binding protein: MSNGTMKKAYEGQKITVTFEARRCVHAAECVRGLPEVFDTAQRPWIRPDGAEAERLAEVVRRCPSGALQYELVDGGAETQTGPRRSRATPSDS; this comes from the coding sequence ATGAGCAACGGAACCATGAAGAAGGCGTACGAGGGCCAGAAAATCACTGTCACGTTCGAAGCGAGGCGTTGCGTACACGCCGCCGAGTGCGTCCGCGGCCTGCCGGAGGTCTTCGACACGGCCCAGCGCCCGTGGATTCGGCCCGACGGTGCCGAGGCCGAGCGCCTGGCCGAAGTGGTACGGCGCTGCCCATCGGGGGCGCTGCAGTACGAACTCGTGGACGGCGGGGCCGAGACCCAGACCGGCCCACGCAGATCACGCGCAACTCCGTCGGACAGTTAG
- a CDS encoding GNAT family N-acetyltransferase — translation MAVRVSDVPEAKRYEARVDGESKVAGVAQYIRTTELVAFVHTEVSPEYEGRGVGAALARTALDDARAANLLVLATCPFIAGWIARHPEYQNLVYQAYSRVSD, via the coding sequence ATGGCAGTAAGAGTGAGTGATGTCCCCGAGGCCAAGCGATACGAGGCCCGCGTCGACGGAGAGTCCAAGGTCGCGGGCGTCGCGCAGTACATCCGTACCACGGAACTCGTCGCGTTCGTACACACCGAGGTCTCGCCGGAGTACGAGGGAAGGGGAGTCGGGGCAGCACTGGCCCGAACCGCCCTCGACGATGCGCGCGCCGCGAACCTGCTGGTCTTGGCGACCTGCCCATTTATCGCGGGGTGGATCGCCAGGCACCCCGAGTATCAGAACCTGGTGTACCAGGCCTACAGCAGGGTCAGTGACTGA
- a CDS encoding TetR/AcrR family transcriptional regulator, protein MDESTRPAQPPDGRVRRKDAERNRSALIAAGSELFDAAGLMPTLDDVARRAGVGVGTAYRHFPNKYALAQAVFAETVETMLKAAERAATMADAADGLAAFFEAVLEPQANKRALGKLLRGAPTEDSGADDVRARVERCIDHLLQRGREQQAIRADVTTTDIGVLMSLMAHLIETFGEANPRLWRRLLPILLDGLRADAPTSLPEQPLSTSAFLSRLAAG, encoded by the coding sequence ATGGACGAGAGCACACGCCCAGCCCAGCCGCCCGATGGACGGGTGCGACGCAAGGACGCGGAGCGGAACCGCTCTGCGCTCATCGCCGCCGGAAGCGAGCTGTTCGACGCGGCAGGGCTGATGCCGACGCTCGACGACGTCGCACGACGAGCCGGAGTCGGTGTTGGCACCGCCTATCGCCACTTCCCCAACAAGTACGCTCTCGCGCAAGCAGTCTTCGCCGAGACGGTCGAGACAATGCTCAAGGCAGCAGAACGCGCGGCAACGATGGCGGACGCGGCCGACGGACTTGCGGCCTTCTTCGAAGCGGTGCTCGAACCGCAGGCGAACAAACGGGCCCTCGGGAAGCTTCTGAGAGGCGCGCCGACTGAAGACTCTGGAGCCGACGACGTCCGGGCCCGTGTCGAGCGCTGCATCGACCACCTGTTGCAGCGCGGTCGCGAGCAGCAGGCGATCCGGGCCGACGTCACAACCACCGACATCGGAGTCCTGATGTCCCTGATGGCGCACCTCATCGAGACCTTCGGCGAGGCGAACCCACGGCTCTGGCGGCGACTTCTCCCGATTCTCCTTGATGGCCTACGGGCGGACGCGCCGACGTCGCTTCCCGAGCAACCATTGAGCACATCTGCGTTCCTCAGCCGACTCGCCGCGGGCTAA
- a CDS encoding aldo/keto reductase codes for MPVERIIFGTMTLGYHGRGVRVRDVSTARRMLDQFHSRGYREIDTCYVYGDGSCEQMLGDLRVHDHLEVALRYDPVATPRGHEPEVLRASLSASLKRLRVARADLLYLNLRGRDTRWEDTLRTVHELHEEGLVTEFGLSNIAPEDVAETLAIVAREGWVRPTVYQGLYNAMSRSAEVELLPLLHEQGIRFHAYNPLAGGAFAPGFGDDESVGTGSRFDQGHPQGIEYRRRYWNEPYLQGMHQFRAGCEASGVSPTDAALRWLVHHSHLGAVHGDGIILGASRPEHLVQNLDAVQSAPLSPELLVAIDAASETTRPAWPSMRRA; via the coding sequence GTGCCCGTCGAGCGGATCATCTTCGGCACCATGACACTCGGCTACCACGGCAGGGGAGTGCGCGTCCGCGACGTCTCCACGGCGAGGCGGATGCTCGATCAGTTCCATAGCCGTGGCTACCGCGAGATCGACACCTGCTACGTCTACGGCGACGGCTCGTGCGAGCAGATGCTCGGCGATCTGCGCGTCCATGACCACCTCGAGGTCGCCCTACGGTACGACCCGGTCGCCACGCCCAGGGGCCACGAGCCGGAGGTGCTTCGCGCCTCCTTGAGCGCCAGCCTCAAGCGACTCCGCGTAGCACGGGCCGACCTGCTCTATCTGAACCTGCGCGGCCGGGACACCCGCTGGGAGGACACTCTGCGAACCGTCCATGAGCTGCACGAGGAAGGCCTCGTCACGGAGTTCGGACTGAGCAATATCGCTCCGGAGGATGTCGCGGAGACGCTCGCCATCGTGGCGCGCGAAGGCTGGGTCCGCCCGACGGTCTACCAGGGCCTGTACAACGCCATGTCCCGCTCGGCGGAGGTCGAACTCTTGCCGCTGCTGCACGAACAGGGAATCCGTTTCCACGCCTACAACCCGCTCGCTGGCGGTGCCTTCGCACCCGGATTCGGGGACGACGAGTCAGTGGGCACCGGCTCCCGATTCGACCAGGGGCACCCTCAGGGCATCGAGTATCGCCGCCGATATTGGAACGAGCCGTACCTGCAAGGGATGCATCAGTTCAGGGCTGGTTGCGAAGCATCGGGCGTCTCACCCACCGATGCCGCCCTGCGCTGGCTCGTGCATCACTCCCACCTCGGCGCCGTACATGGCGACGGCATCATCCTCGGCGCGTCCAGACCCGAACACCTCGTCCAGAACCTCGACGCGGTGCAGAGCGCGCCGCTTTCTCCCGAGCTGCTCGTCGCGATCGACGCGGCGAGCGAGACCACTCGCCCGGCCTGGCCGTCGATGCGCCGAGCCTGA
- a CDS encoding SDR family NAD(P)-dependent oxidoreductase, with the protein MTTNAPKTWFITGASRGLGVRWAEAALSRGDRVAATARSADALRPLVESYGDLVLPLELDVTDETAVHQAIDTAEDRLGGIDILVNNAGQAVMGAVEEVSAAQARVQMEVNYFGALYATQAVLPHMRERRRGRIIQISSMGGVIATPVMGTYHATKWALEALSQALAAEVSEYGIHVTLIEPLTFPSELGTPAPQMSEYDHARKALMAGFEGTGIAPGDPAAAAQAILAVADDPNPPLRVLFGANGLKLLRPEYARRIALWEEWDHLARLAQGTSPA; encoded by the coding sequence ATGACGACAAACGCCCCTAAAACCTGGTTCATCACGGGAGCATCGCGAGGCCTGGGCGTCCGGTGGGCGGAAGCTGCGCTCTCCCGTGGCGACCGTGTCGCTGCGACCGCACGATCTGCCGACGCGTTGCGCCCTCTCGTCGAGAGTTATGGCGACCTGGTCCTTCCGCTCGAACTCGATGTCACGGATGAGACGGCGGTGCATCAGGCGATCGATACCGCCGAGGACCGGCTCGGCGGTATCGACATCCTGGTCAACAACGCGGGGCAGGCGGTGATGGGCGCCGTCGAGGAGGTCAGCGCGGCGCAGGCACGAGTGCAGATGGAGGTCAACTACTTCGGCGCTCTGTACGCGACGCAGGCAGTTCTGCCGCACATGAGGGAGCGTCGCCGCGGCCGGATCATCCAGATCTCGTCCATGGGTGGGGTCATCGCCACCCCTGTCATGGGGACCTACCACGCAACGAAGTGGGCGCTGGAGGCGCTGAGCCAGGCTCTGGCGGCAGAGGTCTCGGAGTACGGCATCCACGTGACGCTGATCGAACCACTGACGTTCCCGAGCGAACTCGGTACTCCTGCTCCGCAGATGTCCGAGTACGACCATGCCCGCAAGGCGCTGATGGCGGGCTTCGAGGGCACCGGAATCGCTCCAGGTGATCCGGCCGCGGCCGCACAGGCGATCCTCGCCGTCGCTGATGATCCCAATCCACCGCTGCGAGTTCTGTTCGGCGCGAATGGCCTGAAATTGCTTCGTCCAGAGTACGCGCGCCGAATCGCCCTGTGGGAGGAGTGGGATCACCTCGCCCGGCTCGCACAGGGCACCTCACCAGCCTGA
- a CDS encoding SDR family oxidoreductase, with protein MSTKTALITGSTSGIGRATALKLARNSIHVVVSGRDTRRGQEVVEQIRSEGNEAHFVRADLRDAQSAVELAAKATEVAGGTLDILVNNAAIGAGGPTAGTEESTFDAVLATNLKAPFYLVANIAPAMAARGSGAIVNVSTLAAEVALPGLSVYGASKAALDLLTKSWAAEFGPAGVRVNSVSPGPTRTPGSEAMGDYLQLLAAQAPLGFVANPEDIAAAIAFLVSDEARFVTGTVLDVNGGRTIV; from the coding sequence GTGAGCACCAAAACCGCCCTCATCACCGGCTCGACGAGCGGAATCGGCCGCGCCACCGCGCTCAAGCTCGCCCGCAACAGCATCCATGTCGTCGTCTCCGGCCGCGACACGCGACGAGGGCAGGAAGTAGTGGAGCAGATCCGCTCCGAAGGAAACGAGGCCCACTTCGTCCGCGCGGACCTGCGTGACGCACAGTCCGCTGTCGAACTCGCGGCCAAAGCCACCGAGGTCGCCGGCGGAACCCTCGACATCCTGGTGAACAACGCGGCGATCGGTGCCGGCGGCCCCACCGCCGGCACCGAGGAGTCGACCTTCGACGCGGTGCTGGCCACCAACCTGAAGGCCCCGTTCTACCTGGTCGCGAACATCGCACCCGCGATGGCCGCGCGCGGCAGTGGAGCGATCGTCAACGTGTCCACGCTGGCCGCCGAAGTCGCGCTCCCCGGTCTGTCGGTCTACGGGGCGAGCAAGGCCGCCCTGGACCTGCTGACCAAGAGCTGGGCAGCCGAGTTCGGCCCCGCCGGTGTACGCGTGAACTCCGTCAGCCCCGGTCCGACCCGTACTCCGGGATCCGAGGCCATGGGAGATTACCTGCAACTGCTCGCAGCGCAGGCCCCGCTGGGCTTCGTCGCCAATCCGGAAGACATCGCCGCAGCCATCGCGTTCCTCGTCAGCGACGAGGCACGGTTCGTCACCGGCACCGTGCTGGACGTGAACGGCGGCCGCACCATCGTGTGA
- a CDS encoding alpha/beta hydrolase gives MSCWGHPLCAISRRIPAAGPIKSAAGPGRIHSHSEDHMFSIDKELFEAARAIVAAAPPTPPVVDDWKTRRANIDALYNGLTAVATPDDSVEIVDFTVPSSDGHAIPLRLYKPENVPNALVVYVHGGGLIAGDLDGYDHVCRRYAEEAGVAMIAVDYRLAPESPFPAAVEDCVTAVRWAIEHAAERVPGARVALMGDSAGGGLAAAAALVCRDRQIGPLAAQILVYPMLDDRTAVADPAVEPFLAWSVADNITGWRAYLGDKYGTEDVPASASVARAGSLHELPPAYLEVGQLDLFCAETVAYATRLMEHGVPVHLSVRPGAFHGFDRLAPHSRIAQSAFADRVAFLQGL, from the coding sequence GTGTCCTGTTGGGGGCACCCGCTCTGCGCGATCAGCAGACGGATCCCGGCGGCTGGCCCAATCAAGAGCGCAGCGGGGCCGGGGCGAATTCACTCTCATTCAGAGGATCACATGTTCAGTATCGACAAGGAACTTTTCGAGGCCGCCCGCGCGATCGTGGCCGCCGCCCCACCCACGCCGCCGGTCGTCGATGACTGGAAGACGCGGCGGGCGAACATCGACGCCCTCTACAACGGACTCACTGCCGTCGCCACACCCGACGACAGTGTCGAGATCGTGGACTTCACCGTGCCGTCTTCGGATGGGCACGCCATTCCGCTACGCCTCTACAAGCCGGAGAACGTACCGAACGCACTAGTTGTCTATGTCCACGGAGGCGGTCTCATCGCCGGTGACCTCGACGGCTACGACCACGTTTGCCGCCGCTACGCCGAGGAGGCCGGGGTAGCGATGATCGCGGTCGACTATCGCCTGGCGCCCGAATCGCCGTTCCCGGCAGCGGTCGAGGACTGCGTCACAGCGGTCCGGTGGGCGATCGAGCACGCCGCAGAGCGCGTACCCGGGGCCCGAGTCGCGCTCATGGGCGACTCCGCCGGAGGCGGCCTCGCGGCAGCGGCCGCGCTGGTGTGTCGTGACCGTCAGATCGGGCCTTTGGCGGCGCAGATCCTGGTCTACCCGATGCTCGATGACCGCACCGCAGTCGCCGACCCGGCGGTCGAGCCGTTTCTGGCCTGGTCGGTGGCCGACAACATCACCGGCTGGCGGGCCTACCTCGGCGACAAGTACGGCACCGAGGACGTGCCGGCCTCCGCGTCCGTCGCCCGAGCAGGCTCACTCCACGAGCTGCCACCGGCTTACCTCGAAGTCGGCCAACTGGATCTCTTCTGCGCGGAGACGGTCGCCTACGCCACGCGACTCATGGAACACGGTGTGCCCGTGCACCTGTCGGTGCGCCCCGGCGCATTCCACGGTTTCGACCGACTCGCGCCCCACTCCCGCATCGCACAGAGCGCGTTCGCAGATCGCGTCGCCTTCCTTCAGGGCCTTTAA